The proteins below are encoded in one region of Mycobacterium shinjukuense:
- a CDS encoding PPE family protein: MNFAVLPPEINSLLISTGAGSGPLLAAAAAWDELAAELGSAAASFGSVTSGLAGGVWQGPSAAAMAAAAAPYAGWLGATAAAAEAAAGQARAVVSVYEAALAATVDPFVVAANRSKLVSLALSNLFGQNTPAIAAAEFDYELMWAQDVAAMLGYHAGASAAAAALAPFAPPLGSPAAAADPKALTINLGLANVGSFNLGAGNIGSFNLGPGNIGSFNLGGGNVGSNNVGLGNVGLGNLGLANSGVAPGLMGLANIGFGNAGSANLGWANMGVGNIGFGNTGTGNIGIGLTGDNLTGIGGFNSGSGNVGLFNSGTGNVGFFNSGTGNVGLFNSGSHNTGIGNSGTSGWGLWNAGGFNTGLANTGNYNTGSFNTGSFNTGGFNPGSINTGWLNTGDINTGVANSGNVDTGFFLSGNYSNGVLLRGDYQGLLGLSTGLNILPKIPLRMDINGGVGAITIEPIHIIPEIPININETLYLGPLVVPPINVPAISLGATIPNLSIGPLKINPITLFPAQQVPDFTVTFTWPVSSITIPQIQQVALSPTPNPITLIGPIHINTGFSIPITISYTTPALTLFPNGVSIPDTPLSLSLGVTAGTDAFTIPGFSIPEQPLPLTINVVGHIDALSTPAITIDNIPLNLHATGSVGPVGIAGINVPASPGFGNSTTAPSSGFFNTGGGGVSGFGNVGAHTSGWFNQSPQTMQPLPGTVSGYFNAGTLVSGIGNVGTQVSGMLSGGPLGGGNIGSNNVGLGNIGFGNIGFGNSGLAPGLMGIGNIGLGNAGSDNLGLANMGVGNLGFGNTGNGNIGIGLTGDNLTGIGGFNSGSGNVGLFNSGTGNVGFFNSGTGNSGLFNSGSHNTGIGNSGMGNTGVFLTGDHTNGPAPFVPGPLFTISELPIELQVVGGIGPIHVQPIPIPAFDVQITGGFVGLREFTLPQITIPAIPVHVTGTVGLDGFHVSPTVLLSGMFANATISIAPLTLPSPFITIDHYGPPLGPPGNKFPTGSFYLSVTDLKINGPTISTDTVGPLFPIVVFAEVSTSPLTLFPNGISVPDQTPVTINLSGGLDSITVFPGGLAFPENPVVSLTDFAAGTGGFTVFPQGFTVDTIPVNLHTTLSIGPFPFRWDYIPPAPANGPIPAVPGGFGLTSGLVPLHFTLNGGIGPISIPTTTVLDALNPLLTVTGNLELGPFTVPDIPIPAIDFGLDGNVNLGFNAPATTILSGLDTTGFLDVSLIRIANIQTQPFKLYMSIGQTLFLFDFKSGVKLDPIVIGIPRIEFNMDPLQLTFPGTYSDSIPLNLSFGSPASTVKSMVLHEILPIDVSVGLEDAVSIPATVLPAIPLNVDVITPVGPINIPIITIPGSGGSTTTTPAPDPFSGVAVPGLGLGVLSLFDGSITAPLISGFSSAVGIVGPNLGLSNVGGGNIGFGNVGDFNIGSGNIGNFNIGLGTAGSVVGGVVGGVVGGVVGAIGGVPGSVVGSVIGGVAGSVVGGVVGVPFSGGNIGDFNLGSGNIGDVNLGSGNIGSNNVGLGNIGSGNVGFANSGEAPGLLGIGNIGFGNAGSANLGWANMGVGNIGFGNTGTGNIGIGLTGDNLTGIGGFNTGSGNVGLFNSGTGNVGFFNSGTGNWGLFNSGSYNTGIGNSGTGSTGLFNAGNFNTGLANTGHYNTGSFNAGDANTGGYNPGNINTGWFNTGHTNTGVANPGNVNTGAFISGNYSNGFLWTGDYQGLLDFTYPAGDLIPFTYLVYLRETVNLGPIVIDPIPVHIPPLLDIDQTFEFGPYTVNPIPVQGIPLDYHETFDLGPLVIFPPMNIPATHINQAATAPGGPAPPPFVIPATGNVDLSIANFANGTPDLTFSGTLDPVTIQLGSAGPSFSVLDLSIPPIAIPGLTIPSLPLRIDVDGGIPGFTLFPDGLTFPKIPVHVDAFFGIPDFTIFPNGYTIDPIPLELNVDLTLGPISLSPLHNPAVPGFGNTTTAPSSGFFNTGAGGVSGFGNVGANVSGGWNQATQSLPGLASGFFNAGALGSGVLNFGSGVSGLVNTSTLDVGTSALVSGLGNVGHQLAGLSSAGTALNRGLIVNIGLADVGTGNVGFGNIGDFNLGSGNIGDVNLGSGNIGGNNVGFGNVGAGNVGFANSGAAPGLLGIGNIGLGNAGSGNLGFANMGVGNIGFGNTGTGNIGIGLSGDNLTGIGGFNTGSGNVGLFNSGTGNVGFFNSGTGNFGVFNSGSYNTGIGNSGTGSTGLFNAGNFNTGLANAGDYNTGSFNTGEANTGGFNPGSINTGWLNTGHTNTGVANPGTVGTGAFLSGNDSNGLLWRGNYQGLVGISYIPAVLPQTRFLDLTFTGGLGSVVIPAIDLPAIRAEFSADVAIASFTLPTIPIPRIDLDATTVSVGLGPITVPSLAIPKVPVTLNYLTGSQPGGPLRIGPITGEFQVGGLVPLTIGPVVIGGSSSQGTISAFLANLPYSTPVVTIDEIPLLASVTAHTEPIDIFPGGLTIPAMNPLSINLSGGTGAFTIPAITIPGIPFALEAHSTLGPIRIVLIDIPAVPGFGNTTTAPSSGFFNTGAGGVSGFGNVGANLSGWFNQVPSGLLGTASGFFNAGALGSGVLNFGSGVSGLVNTSTLDVGTSALVSGLGNVGHQLAGLSSAGTALNRGLIVNIGLADLGTGNVGFGNIGDFNLGSGNIGDVNLGSGNIGGNNVGFGNVGAGNVGFANSGAAPGLLGIGNIGLGNAGSGNLGFANMGVGNIGFGNTGTGNIGIGLSGDNLTGIGGFNTGSGNIGLFNSGTGNVGFFNSGTGNWGLFNSGSYNTGIGNSGMASTGWFNAGGFNTGLANAGGYNTGSFNTGDANTGGFNPGSINTGWLNTGHTNTGVANTGTVGTGAFLSGNDSNGLLWRGNYQGLVGFAYTATIIPEFTVANIHASGGAGPITIPSIHIPAIPLDLTATGQIGGFTIPSVSISPITVGINPVFDLGPITVQDITIPALGLDPASSITIGPSFSSGSIIDPFPLELLTVFKFTIGPIQTTPSQTLAFTVPLSSLGLTTLIPEFTIPGFHIPVDPIHIELPLSVTIGPFVSPEITVPQIPLGLALSGATPAFNFPPEITIDRIPVVLDVNAVLGPINAGFVIPAVPGFGNATTLPSSGFFNTGGGGLSGITNSGTGLSGVLNAIPNPLFGSASGLANFGTQLSGILNRGAGISGVYNTGTLGLITAAFNSGLFNVGQKLSGLLYTGTGP, translated from the coding sequence ATGAACTTTGCGGTGCTGCCGCCAGAAATCAACTCGCTGCTGATCTCCACCGGGGCGGGGTCGGGGCCCCTGCTCGCGGCGGCGGCGGCCTGGGATGAGCTGGCCGCCGAGCTGGGCTCGGCGGCGGCGTCGTTCGGGTCGGTGACCTCGGGGCTGGCCGGGGGGGTGTGGCAGGGACCGTCGGCGGCCGCGATGGCGGCCGCGGCCGCCCCGTATGCGGGCTGGTTGGGTGCGACGGCGGCCGCCGCCGAGGCGGCGGCCGGGCAGGCCCGGGCGGTAGTAAGTGTTTACGAGGCGGCGTTGGCCGCGACGGTGGACCCGTTTGTCGTTGCGGCTAATCGATCGAAGCTGGTGTCGCTGGCGTTGTCGAATCTGTTCGGCCAGAACACGCCGGCGATCGCGGCCGCGGAGTTCGACTACGAGCTGATGTGGGCCCAGGACGTGGCCGCGATGCTGGGGTATCACGCCGGCGCATCGGCGGCCGCGGCGGCGTTAGCACCCTTTGCCCCGCCGTTGGGGAGTCCGGCGGCCGCCGCCGACCCGAAGGCGCTCACCATCAATCTGGGTTTGGCCAACGTCGGTAGCTTCAACCTGGGGGCCGGCAACATCGGCAGCTTCAACTTGGGGCCGGGCAATATCGGCAGCTTCAACCTGGGTGGCGGCAACGTCGGCAGCAACAACGTCGGGTTGGGCAACGTGGGGTTGGGCAACCTCGGGTTGGCGAACTCGGGTGTGGCGCCGGGCCTGATGGGCCTGGCCAACATCGGGTTCGGCAACGCCGGCAGCGCCAACCTCGGCTGGGCGAATATGGGCGTGGGCAACATCGGGTTCGGCAACACCGGCACCGGGAACATCGGCATCGGGCTGACCGGTGACAACCTGACCGGGATCGGTGGTTTCAACAGCGGCAGCGGCAATGTCGGGTTGTTCAATTCGGGTACCGGCAATGTCGGGTTCTTCAACTCCGGCACCGGGAACGTGGGCTTGTTCAATTCGGGGAGCCACAACACCGGTATTGGCAATTCGGGGACTTCCGGGTGGGGCTTGTGGAACGCGGGGGGTTTCAACACGGGCTTGGCCAACACCGGCAATTACAACACGGGCAGCTTCAACACGGGCAGCTTCAACACGGGCGGTTTCAACCCGGGCAGCATCAACACCGGCTGGCTCAACACCGGTGACATCAACACCGGGGTGGCGAACTCGGGCAACGTCGACACCGGCTTTTTCCTCTCGGGCAACTACAGCAACGGCGTCTTGTTGCGCGGCGACTACCAGGGACTGCTCGGACTCTCCACCGGGTTGAACATACTGCCCAAAATTCCGCTCAGAATGGACATAAACGGTGGTGTCGGCGCCATCACCATCGAGCCCATCCACATTATCCCCGAAATCCCGATCAACATCAACGAAACACTTTACCTTGGCCCCTTGGTCGTCCCGCCCATCAACGTCCCGGCAATCTCGCTGGGCGCGACCATACCAAATCTCTCGATCGGCCCGCTCAAAATCAATCCCATCACGCTTTTTCCGGCTCAACAAGTCCCCGACTTCACCGTAACGTTCACCTGGCCGGTCTCGTCGATAACAATTCCCCAAATCCAACAGGTCGCGCTCAGCCCTACCCCCAATCCCATCACCTTGATCGGGCCAATACATATCAATACCGGCTTTTCCATCCCAATCACCATCTCTTATACCACCCCCGCGCTCACCCTTTTCCCGAATGGCGTCAGCATTCCCGACACACCGCTGTCGCTGTCTCTTGGCGTGACGGCCGGCACCGACGCCTTCACCATTCCGGGATTTTCGATTCCCGAGCAACCACTTCCGCTGACGATCAACGTGGTCGGCCATATCGACGCCCTGAGCACCCCGGCAATCACCATTGACAACATTCCGTTGAACCTGCACGCCACCGGCAGCGTCGGCCCCGTCGGCATCGCGGGCATCAACGTTCCGGCGTCGCCGGGGTTCGGGAATTCGACCACCGCCCCGTCGTCGGGTTTCTTCAACACCGGCGGCGGTGGGGTGTCGGGATTCGGGAACGTCGGCGCGCACACGTCGGGTTGGTTCAACCAGTCCCCCCAGACCATGCAGCCGTTGCCGGGAACGGTGTCGGGCTACTTCAACGCCGGCACGTTGGTGTCGGGTATTGGCAATGTCGGCACTCAGGTGTCGGGGATGTTGTCGGGCGGCCCGCTGGGTGGCGGCAACATCGGCAGCAACAACGTCGGCTTGGGCAATATCGGGTTTGGCAACATCGGGTTCGGGAACTCGGGTTTGGCGCCCGGCCTGATGGGTATCGGCAATATCGGGCTCGGCAACGCCGGCAGCGACAACCTCGGCCTGGCGAATATGGGCGTGGGCAACCTCGGGTTCGGCAACACCGGCAACGGGAACATCGGTATCGGGCTGACCGGTGACAACCTGACCGGGATCGGTGGTTTCAATTCGGGCAGCGGCAATGTGGGGCTGTTCAATTCGGGTACCGGCAATGTCGGGTTCTTCAACTCCGGCACCGGGAACTCTGGCTTGTTCAATTCGGGGAGTCACAACACCGGTATCGGCAACTCGGGGATGGGCAACACCGGTGTCTTCTTAACCGGCGACCACACCAACGGCCCGGCCCCCTTCGTCCCCGGCCCGCTTTTCACCATTTCCGAACTCCCCATCGAACTGCAGGTGGTCGGCGGGATAGGCCCCATCCACGTCCAGCCCATTCCCATCCCCGCATTCGACGTGCAAATCACCGGCGGATTCGTCGGGCTCCGCGAATTCACCCTCCCGCAGATCACCATTCCCGCGATCCCGGTGCACGTGACTGGAACCGTCGGCCTCGACGGGTTCCACGTGTCTCCCACCGTTCTTCTTTCCGGGATGTTCGCCAACGCAACGATCTCCATCGCCCCGCTCACCTTGCCAAGCCCGTTCATCACGATCGATCATTACGGCCCGCCGTTAGGCCCGCCCGGCAATAAATTCCCCACCGGATCGTTCTACCTCAGCGTCACCGATCTCAAGATCAATGGACCCACCATCAGCACCGACACCGTGGGGCCTCTTTTCCCGATCGTCGTGTTTGCCGAGGTGTCCACATCGCCCTTGACCCTGTTCCCGAACGGCATCAGCGTTCCTGACCAAACCCCGGTGACAATCAACCTGTCCGGTGGCCTCGACAGCATCACGGTGTTCCCGGGTGGCCTGGCGTTCCCGGAAAACCCGGTGGTCAGCCTCACCGACTTCGCCGCCGGCACCGGTGGATTCACCGTCTTCCCGCAGGGCTTCACGGTTGACACCATCCCGGTGAACCTGCACACCACCCTTTCTATCGGGCCCTTCCCGTTCCGGTGGGACTACATCCCCCCAGCCCCGGCGAACGGCCCCATTCCGGCGGTCCCCGGTGGCTTTGGCCTCACCAGTGGGCTGGTCCCGCTGCACTTCACCCTCAACGGCGGCATCGGCCCCATCAGCATCCCGACCACCACCGTGTTGGATGCGCTAAATCCCCTCCTGACCGTCACGGGAAACCTCGAACTCGGCCCCTTCACCGTCCCGGACATCCCCATCCCCGCAATCGACTTCGGCCTCGACGGAAACGTCAACCTGGGTTTCAACGCCCCGGCCACGACTATTCTTTCCGGCCTGGACACCACGGGATTCCTCGACGTCAGCCTAATCCGAATCGCGAATATACAAACCCAGCCCTTCAAGCTGTACATGTCGATCGGTCAGACCCTGTTCCTATTTGACTTCAAAAGCGGCGTCAAGCTGGATCCCATCGTAATTGGGATACCCAGGATCGAATTCAACATGGACCCGCTGCAACTCACCTTCCCGGGCACCTACAGCGACTCCATACCGCTCAATCTGTCTTTCGGCTCGCCGGCCTCCACCGTAAAGTCAATGGTTCTCCACGAAATCCTGCCCATCGACGTGTCCGTCGGACTCGAGGACGCCGTCTCCATCCCGGCCACCGTGCTGCCCGCGATCCCTTTGAACGTGGACGTCATCACCCCGGTGGGCCCCATCAACATCCCGATCATCACCATTCCGGGCTCTGGGGGCTCGACCACCACCACCCCAGCGCCGGATCCCTTCAGCGGTGTGGCTGTCCCGGGCCTGGGTTTGGGTGTCTTGAGCCTGTTCGACGGGAGCATCACCGCCCCCCTGATATCGGGCTTCAGCTCGGCCGTTGGGATCGTTGGCCCCAATCTGGGGTTGAGCAACGTCGGTGGCGGCAATATCGGGTTCGGCAATGTTGGCGACTTCAACATCGGCAGCGGCAACATCGGCAACTTCAACATCGGGTTGGGCACCGCCGGCAGTGTTGTCGGCGGTGTTGTCGGTGGCGTTGTCGGTGGTGTTGTCGGCGCTATCGGGGGTGTTCCCGGGAGTGTTGTCGGGAGTGTTATCGGTGGTGTTGCCGGGAGTGTTGTCGGTGGTGTTGTCGGGGTGCCGTTCTCGGGGGGCAACATCGGCGACTTCAACCTGGGCAGCGGCAACATCGGCGACGTCAACCTGGGCAGCGGCAACATCGGCAGCAACAACGTCGGGCTGGGCAACATCGGGTCGGGCAACGTCGGGTTCGCCAACTCGGGTGAGGCGCCCGGCCTACTGGGTATCGGCAACATCGGGTTCGGCAATGCCGGCAGCGCCAACCTCGGCTGGGCGAACATGGGTGTGGGCAACATCGGGTTCGGCAACACCGGCACCGGGAACATCGGCATCGGGCTCACCGGTGACAACCTGACCGGAATCGGCGGTTTCAATACCGGCAGCGGCAATGTCGGGTTGTTCAACTCGGGTACCGGCAATGTCGGGTTCTTCAACTCCGGCACCGGGAACTGGGGCCTGTTCAATTCGGGCAGCTACAACACCGGTATCGGTAATAGCGGAACGGGCAGTACTGGGCTTTTCAACGCCGGCAATTTCAACACCGGCCTGGCCAACACCGGTCACTACAACACCGGCAGCTTCAACGCGGGTGACGCCAATACCGGCGGTTACAACCCGGGCAACATCAACACCGGCTGGTTCAACACCGGTCACACCAACACCGGGGTGGCCAACCCCGGCAACGTCAACACCGGCGCATTCATCTCGGGCAATTACAGCAACGGCTTCTTGTGGACGGGCGACTACCAGGGCCTGCTGGACTTCACCTACCCCGCCGGCGACCTGATTCCCTTTACCTACCTCGTGTACCTCCGCGAAACCGTGAACCTGGGCCCCATCGTTATCGATCCGATCCCCGTTCACATACCCCCGCTGCTGGACATTGACCAAACCTTCGAGTTCGGCCCATACACCGTGAATCCCATCCCCGTCCAGGGAATCCCCCTGGACTACCACGAAACCTTCGACCTGGGCCCGCTGGTCATCTTCCCGCCCATGAACATCCCCGCCACGCATATCAACCAGGCCGCCACCGCCCCCGGCGGCCCCGCGCCACCGCCCTTCGTCATTCCGGCAACTGGAAATGTGGATCTCTCCATCGCCAACTTCGCGAACGGCACCCCCGACCTCACTTTCTCGGGCACCCTCGACCCGGTCACCATTCAACTGGGCTCCGCTGGCCCATCCTTCTCGGTGCTCGACCTCAGCATCCCGCCCATCGCCATTCCGGGACTGACCATTCCATCCCTGCCCCTGCGTATCGACGTGGACGGCGGCATCCCGGGTTTCACCCTGTTCCCGGATGGCCTGACTTTCCCGAAAATCCCGGTGCATGTCGACGCGTTCTTTGGCATCCCGGACTTCACCATCTTCCCGAACGGCTACACGATCGATCCCATTCCCCTCGAGCTCAACGTCGACCTCACCCTGGGCCCCATCAGCCTCAGTCCCCTCCACAATCCGGCGGTGCCGGGGTTCGGGAACACGACCACGGCCCCGTCGTCGGGTTTCTTCAACACCGGCGCCGGTGGGGTGTCGGGGTTCGGGAACGTCGGCGCGAACGTGTCGGGTGGCTGGAACCAGGCGACGCAGTCGTTGCCGGGGCTGGCGTCGGGTTTCTTCAATGCCGGCGCGCTGGGATCGGGTGTGCTCAACTTCGGGTCGGGTGTGTCGGGCCTGGTGAACACCAGCACGCTGGATGTGGGGACCTCGGCGTTGGTGTCGGGTTTGGGCAATGTGGGTCATCAGTTGGCAGGGTTGTCGTCGGCCGGCACGGCGCTGAACCGCGGCCTTATCGTCAACATCGGGTTGGCCGATGTGGGGACGGGCAATGTCGGGTTCGGCAACATCGGGGACTTCAACCTGGGCAGCGGCAACATCGGCGACGTCAACCTGGGCAGCGGCAACATCGGCGGCAACAACGTCGGGTTCGGCAACGTCGGTGCCGGCAATGTTGGGTTCGCCAACTCGGGTGCGGCGCCCGGCCTACTGGGTATCGGCAACATCGGGTTGGGCAATGCCGGCAGCGGCAACCTCGGCTTTGCGAATATGGGTGTGGGCAATATCGGGTTCGGCAACACCGGCACCGGCAACATCGGTATCGGGCTCAGCGGTGACAACCTGACCGGGATCGGCGGTTTCAACACCGGCAGCGGCAATGTCGGGTTGTTCAACTCGGGTACCGGCAATGTCGGGTTCTTCAACTCCGGCACCGGCAACTTCGGGGTGTTCAATTCGGGCAGCTACAACACCGGTATCGGCAATAGCGGAACGGGTAGTACTGGGCTTTTCAATGCCGGCAATTTCAATACGGGTCTGGCCAACGCCGGGGATTACAACACCGGCAGCTTCAACACCGGTGAGGCCAATACCGGCGGTTTCAACCCGGGCAGCATCAACACCGGCTGGCTCAACACCGGTCACACCAACACCGGGGTGGCCAACCCCGGCACCGTGGGCACCGGCGCATTCCTGTCGGGCAACGACAGCAACGGCCTATTGTGGCGGGGCAACTACCAGGGCCTGGTCGGCATCTCCTACATCCCTGCCGTGCTTCCGCAAACCCGTTTCCTGGACCTCACCTTCACCGGCGGACTGGGCTCCGTCGTCATCCCCGCCATCGACCTCCCCGCAATCCGCGCGGAATTCAGCGCCGACGTCGCCATCGCCAGCTTCACCCTTCCGACCATCCCCATTCCCCGAATCGACCTGGACGCCACCACGGTCAGCGTCGGTCTCGGCCCGATAACCGTCCCGTCCCTTGCCATTCCCAAGGTGCCCGTCACACTGAATTACCTAACCGGCTCACAACCCGGCGGGCCGCTGAGAATCGGTCCGATAACGGGAGAATTTCAAGTCGGCGGTTTGGTGCCCCTGACAATCGGTCCGGTAGTCATCGGTGGCAGCTCGTCGCAAGGGACCATATCGGCTTTCCTGGCCAACCTGCCCTACAGCACCCCGGTAGTCACCATCGACGAAATCCCGCTGCTGGCCAGCGTTACCGCCCACACCGAGCCCATCGATATCTTCCCGGGCGGCCTCACGATCCCCGCGATGAACCCGTTGAGCATCAACCTGTCCGGCGGCACCGGCGCCTTCACCATCCCGGCAATCACCATCCCCGGAATCCCCTTCGCCCTCGAGGCCCACAGCACCCTGGGCCCGATCCGCATCGTGCTCATCGACATTCCGGCGGTGCCGGGGTTCGGGAACACGACCACGGCCCCGTCGTCGGGTTTCTTCAACACCGGCGCCGGCGGGGTGTCGGGGTTCGGGAACGTCGGCGCGAACCTGTCGGGCTGGTTCAACCAGGTCCCGTCGGGGTTGCTGGGGACGGCGTCGGGCTTCTTCAATGCCGGCGCGCTGGGATCGGGTGTGCTCAACTTCGGGTCGGGTGTGTCGGGCCTGGTGAACACCAGCACGCTGGATGTGGGGACCTCGGCGTTGGTGTCGGGTTTGGGCAATGTGGGTCATCAGTTGGCGGGGTTGTCGTCGGCCGGCACGGCGCTGAACCGCGGCCTTATCGTCAACATCGGGTTGGCCGATCTGGGGACGGGCAATGTCGGGTTCGGCAACATCGGGGACTTCAACCTGGGCAGCGGCAACATCGGCGACGTCAACCTGGGCAGCGGCAACATCGGCGGCAACAACGTCGGGTTCGGCAACGTCGGTGCCGGCAATGTTGGGTTCGCCAACTCGGGTGCGGCGCCCGGCCTACTGGGTATCGGCAACATCGGGTTGGGCAATGCCGGCAGCGGCAACCTCGGCTTTGCGAATATGGGTGTGGGCAACATCGGGTTCGGCAACACCGGCACCGGCAACATCGGTATCGGGCTCAGCGGTGACAACCTGACCGGGATCGGTGGTTTCAACACCGGCAGCGGCAATATCGGGTTGTTCAACTCGGGTACCGGCAATGTCGGGTTCTTCAACTCCGGCACCGGGAACTGGGGCTTGTTCAATTCGGGCAGCTACAACACCGGTATCGGCAATTCGGGCATGGCCAGCACGGGGTGGTTCAACGCCGGTGGTTTCAACACGGGTCTGGCCAACGCGGGTGGTTACAACACCGGCAGCTTCAACACCGGTGACGCCAACACCGGCGGTTTCAACCCGGGCAGCATCAACACCGGCTGGCTCAACACCGGTCACACCAACACCGGGGTGGCCAACACCGGCACCGTGGGCACCGGCGCATTCCTGTCGGGCAACGACAGCAACGGCCTATTGTGGCGGGGCAACTACCAGGGCCTGGTCGGCTTCGCCTACACCGCCACCATCATTCCCGAATTCACCGTCGCGAACATCCACGCGTCCGGCGGCGCCGGACCCATCACCATTCCGTCGATCCACATTCCCGCCATTCCGCTGGACCTCACGGCAACCGGCCAAATCGGCGGCTTCACCATCCCGTCGGTGTCCATTTCCCCGATCACGGTTGGCATCAACCCGGTCTTCGACCTCGGCCCCATCACCGTCCAGGACATCACGATTCCCGCCCTGGGGCTTGACCCCGCAAGCAGCATCACGATCGGCCCGAGTTTCAGCTCAGGCTCCATCATCGATCCATTCCCGCTCGAGCTTCTGACGGTCTTCAAGTTTACGATCGGTCCTATCCAGACGACGCCCAGCCAGACGTTGGCGTTCACCGTGCCGTTGAGTTCGCTTGGCTTGACCACCCTGATACCGGAATTCACCATCCCGGGATTCCACATTCCCGTCGATCCCATCCACATCGAGCTGCCCCTGTCCGTCACCATCGGGCCGTTCGTCAGCCCGGAAATCACGGTTCCCCAAATCCCGCTGGGCCTCGCGTTGTCCGGCGCCACCCCTGCCTTCAACTTCCCCCCGGAGATCACCATCGACCGAATCCCGGTGGTTCTCGACGTCAACGCCGTCCTCGGCCCCATCAACGCCGGTTTCGTCATCCCGGCGGTCCCGGGGTTCGGGAATGCGACCACGCTCCCGTCGTCGGGCTTCTTCAACACCGGCGGTGGTGGGCTTTCGGGCATCACAAACTCCGGCACCGGCCTGTCGGGCGTGCTCAACGCGATCCCGAATCCGCTGTTCGGGTCGGCCTCGGGCTTGGCCAACTTCGGCACCCAGCTCTCCGGCATCCTCAATCGCGGCGCCGGCATCTCGGGTGTGTACAACACGGGCACGCTCGGCCTCATCACGGCGGCGTTCAACTCGGGGCTTTTCAACGTGGGCCAGAAATTGTCCGGCCTGCTCTACACCGGTACCGGGCCGTAA